From Acanthopagrus latus isolate v.2019 chromosome 22, fAcaLat1.1, whole genome shotgun sequence, the proteins below share one genomic window:
- the LOC119012166 gene encoding uncharacterized protein LOC119012166: MNVCRNCKSSDHTTAQCPTPVKCNLCSSANHCFKDCPQAYSNRVKLSTLRSTVSLSQEDICEITDDDNQAPSPHANQVQQPPSSALQQPNDQPAFDLEEEVQDGAGVMDWSAELSKDDNEVSNSSASTTALVILHQAEHLSSSKIELTLVTLQEAGNRLANVLASIPLQESTADLLFQELEGSTSQRPRITVHPSPGSSASSSVNSQPVMSLSAANLATVSDLTPQISTDQAEEAPLPTQASLLLPITTCWVPDLVGSPTRKCQNESPTSNPFLEQDVVVAFSSTAQIKDMSNAEKAAKPKKKKLIRKKWMSHNLSLN; this comes from the coding sequence ATGAACGTCTGCAGGAACTGCAAATCCTCAGACCACACAACAGCACAATGTCCAACTCCAGTGAAATGCAACCTCTGCTCCTCGGCCAACCATTGCTTTAAGGACTGCCCTCAAGCATACTCCAACCGGGTGAAACTGTCTACACTCAGATCAACAGTATCTTTAAGCCAGGAAGATATTTGTGAAATAACAGATGATGACAACCAGGCACCCAGTCCACACGCAAACCAGGTGCAGCAGCCACCAAGCTCTGCTCTCCAGCAACCAAATGATCAACCAGCGTttgacctggaggaggaggtgcaagATGGGGCAGGGGTTATGGACTGGAGCGCTGAATTATCCAAGGACGACAATGAAGTTTCcaactcctctgcctccacaaCGGCCCTCGTCATCTTGCATCAAGCAGAGCACCTCTCAAGCTCAAAGATAGAATTGACACTGGTGACGCTACAGGAGGCAGGGAACCGCCTCGCTAACGTGCTGGCTAGCATCCCCCTTCAAGAGTCAACGGCCGATCTTCTCTTCCAGGAGTTAGAGGGTTCAACATCCCAACGGCCAAGGATCACCGTCCACCCATCACCAGGCtcatctgcctcctcttcaGTGAACAGCCAACCTGTGATGTCGTTATCTGCAGCCAATCTGGCAACAGTATCTGATCTCACCCCTCAAATCTCCACAGATCAGGCTGAAGAAGCCCCCCTACCAACACAAGCCTCTTTGCTCCTTCCCATCACCACCTGCTGGGTACCAGACCTGGTAGGCTCTCCTACAAGGAAATGCCAAAATGAGTCTCCTACCTCAAACCCCTTTTTAGAACAAGATGTGGTAGTTGCCTTCTCTTCTACTGCACAGATCAAAGACATGTcaaatgcagaaaaagctgcaaaaccaaagaaaaagaagctcaTTAGGAAAAAATGGATGTCCCATAATTTGTCACTGAACTAA
- the gtf2h5 gene encoding general transcription factor IIH subunit 5: MLLKVSKGNNCAHQVLIYIYIFYLNRLLFSVPDNMVNVHKGVLVECDPAMKQFLLFLDEKMALGKKFILKDLDDTHVFILQEVVQTLQERVGELMDQNSFPITQK, from the exons ATGCTATTAAAAGTTAGCAAAGGAAACAACTGCGCCCATCAG gttttgatatatatatatattttttacctCAATCGACTGCTGTTCTCTGTACCTGACAACATGGTGAACGTACACAAAGGTGTCCTTGTTGAATG TGATCCTGCCATGAAAcagttcctcctcttcctggaTGAAAAGATGGCCCTGGGGAAGAAGTTCATCCTCAAGGATCTTGACGACACGCACGTCTTCATCCTTCAAGAGGTGGTCCAAACCCTACAGGAGAGAGTTGGCGAGTTAATGGACCAGAATTCATTCCCCATCACGCAGAAATAA
- the serac1 gene encoding protein SERAC1 isoform X1 translates to MSVAALRLIRCRRLSTAGPPGVRRVLQWKHLRKFAKVTGAVVLGGCLFITYEVEALDKAVTIDTRAILQEKYKSYIYLRATPSDEKENLTAGLTTKARRELHKAARRFLELSSRLFLQSLDEHFSHVDADPHEVALWVLLKRTQSANKAVRLQAVKELAENHHWHDYQYQTAAQVIDQRTAVGLARTPQVDLRFFLRTPTLPDLEDGLSVEDELRQLLGSLPQSEVDTCVQYFTSLALRESTQSLAAQRGGLWCFGGNGLPYAQSLTSVPSEKVESFCLQALVQHSKVQSHCDRIVANGGLQLLQRVYQLRRDSLKIQRNIVRIIGNLALNESVHQAIAQSGWVSVLAEMMQSPHVMQASHAARALANLDREAVKEKYQDGVYILHPQTRGNQPIKADVLFIHGILGAAFKTWRQKDRVVSEEEKEAENMDDYTECWPKSWLAADCPNLRVLSVEYDSHLSDWMAKCPAENQRKSLAYRSRELLKKLKLAGVGERPVVWVAHSMGGLLVKKMLLDASEDPDMQGLLKNTKGIMFYSVPHHGTFMAEYSVNVRYLLFPSIEVRELCKDSPALRNLNENFLNMAKEKEIKVLSFAETLPTNIGPMIKILVVPTQSANLGIGELIEVDVDHLNICKPEKKDSFLYKRSLQFIVEALQSYIGH, encoded by the exons ATGTCTGTTGCAGCTCTACGTTTGATCCGCTGTCGGAGGCTGAGTACAGCTGGGCCGCCTGGAGTGAGGAGAGTGCTTCAGTGGAAACATTTAA GGAAGTTTGCTAAAGTAACAGGTGCAGTTGTGTTGGG GGGCTGTCTTTTTATCACCTATGAAGTGGAGGCCTTGGACAAAGCTGTGACCATTGACACTCGTGCAATTCTTCAGGAGAAGTACAAGTCTTACATCTATCTGAGAGCCACTCCCTCTGATGAAAAGGAGAACCTTACTGCAG GGCTGACAACTAAAGCAAGGAGGGAACTTCATAAAGCAGCAAGGCGGTTTCTGGAGTTATCATCTAGGCTTTTTCTGCAATCACTAGATG AGCACTTTAGCCATGTGGATGCAGACCCACATGAGGTGGCATTGTGGGTCTTACTTAAGAGGACACAGTCCGCTAATAAAGCTGTCAGACTACAGGCTGTGAAGGAACTTGCAGAAAATCACCACTGGCACG ACTACCAGTACCAGACAGCAGCACAGGTTATAGACCAGCGAACAGCAGTGGGCCTGGCACGGACTCCTCAGGTAGACCTTCGATTCTTTCTGCGCACACCCACGCTGCCTGACCTCGAGGAT GGATTGTCAGTAGAAGATGAACTGAGGCAGCTGCTGGGGTCTCTGCCTCAGTCTGAGGTGGACACATGTGTTCAGTACTTCACCTCACTGGCCCTCAGAGAGAGCACCCAGTCCCTGGCAGCACAACGG GGTGGTCTTTGGTGTTTTGGAGGTAATGGGCTGCCTTATGCCCAGAGCCTCACCTCTGTTCCCTCTGAGAAGGTGGAATCCTTCTGTTTACAGGCACTGGTACAGCACTCAAAG GTCCAGAGCCACTGTGACCGAATAGTTGCCAACGGgggcctgcagctcctccagagggTTTATCAGCTTCGCAGAGACTCCCTGAAGATTCAGAGGAACATTGTTCGTATCATAGGAAATTTGGCACTCAATGAGAGTGTTCATCAGGCCATAGCCCAGTCTG GCTGGGTATCTGTCCTGGCTGAGATGATGCAGTCTCCGCATGTCATGCAGGCGTCTCATGCAGCCCGCGCTCTGGCCAACCTGGATAGGGAGGCAGTAAAGGAAAAATACCAAGACGGCGTCTATATCCTCCACCCACAAACACGTGGCAA CCAGCCAATCAAAGCAGACGTGCTCTTCATCCATGGGATTCTAGGAGCAGCTTTTAAGACTTGGAGGCAGAAGGACCGTGTTGtgtcagaggaagagaaggaggcagaAAACATGGATGACTACACTGAATGCTGGCCAAAG TCATGGTTGGCTGCTGATTGCCCAAATCTGAGAGTACTGTCAGTGGAGTATGACAGTCACCTCAGTGATTGGATGGCCAAGTGCCCTGCTGAGAATCAAAG GAAATCTTTAGCCTACAGAAGTCGAGAGCTACTGAAGAAGTTAAAGTTGGCAGGAGTTGGAGAGAGGCCTGTGGTCTGGGTAGCCCACAGTATGGGAG GATTGCTTGTGAAGAAAATGCTGCTGGATGCCTCAGAGGACCCAGATATGCAAGGACTGTTAAAGAACACCAAGGGCATTATGTTCTACAGTGTTCCGCACCATGGCACTTTTATGGCAGAGTACTCAGTAAATGTCAGATATCTCCTCTTTCCGTCTATAGAAGTCAGAGAACTATGTAAAG ACTCACCAGCCTTGCGTAACCTGAATGAAAACTTCCTGAACATGgccaaagaaaaggaaatcaaaGTGCTGAGCTTTGCCGAGACACTGCCAACAAACATTGGTCCCATGATCAAGATACTGGTGGTACCGACACAGTCGGCAA ATCTCGGCATCGGCGAGCTCATTGAGGTGGATGTAGATCATCTCAACATCTGCAAGCCAGAGAAGAAGGACTCATTTCTGTACAAGCGCAGCCTCCAGTTCATCGTAGAAGCACTTCAGAGCTACATCGGCCACTGA
- the serac1 gene encoding protein SERAC1 isoform X2, which produces MQAEDVCCSSTFDPLSEAEYSWAAWSEESASVETFKGCLFITYEVEALDKAVTIDTRAILQEKYKSYIYLRATPSDEKENLTAGLTTKARRELHKAARRFLELSSRLFLQSLDEHFSHVDADPHEVALWVLLKRTQSANKAVRLQAVKELAENHHWHDYQYQTAAQVIDQRTAVGLARTPQVDLRFFLRTPTLPDLEDGLSVEDELRQLLGSLPQSEVDTCVQYFTSLALRESTQSLAAQRGGLWCFGGNGLPYAQSLTSVPSEKVESFCLQALVQHSKVQSHCDRIVANGGLQLLQRVYQLRRDSLKIQRNIVRIIGNLALNESVHQAIAQSGWVSVLAEMMQSPHVMQASHAARALANLDREAVKEKYQDGVYILHPQTRGNQPIKADVLFIHGILGAAFKTWRQKDRVVSEEEKEAENMDDYTECWPKSWLAADCPNLRVLSVEYDSHLSDWMAKCPAENQRKSLAYRSRELLKKLKLAGVGERPVVWVAHSMGGLLVKKMLLDASEDPDMQGLLKNTKGIMFYSVPHHGTFMAEYSVNVRYLLFPSIEVRELCKDSPALRNLNENFLNMAKEKEIKVLSFAETLPTNIGPMIKILVVPTQSANLGIGELIEVDVDHLNICKPEKKDSFLYKRSLQFIVEALQSYIGH; this is translated from the exons ATGCAGGCAGAAGATGTCTGTTGCAGCTCTACGTTTGATCCGCTGTCGGAGGCTGAGTACAGCTGGGCCGCCTGGAGTGAGGAGAGTGCTTCAGTGGAAACATTTAA GGGCTGTCTTTTTATCACCTATGAAGTGGAGGCCTTGGACAAAGCTGTGACCATTGACACTCGTGCAATTCTTCAGGAGAAGTACAAGTCTTACATCTATCTGAGAGCCACTCCCTCTGATGAAAAGGAGAACCTTACTGCAG GGCTGACAACTAAAGCAAGGAGGGAACTTCATAAAGCAGCAAGGCGGTTTCTGGAGTTATCATCTAGGCTTTTTCTGCAATCACTAGATG AGCACTTTAGCCATGTGGATGCAGACCCACATGAGGTGGCATTGTGGGTCTTACTTAAGAGGACACAGTCCGCTAATAAAGCTGTCAGACTACAGGCTGTGAAGGAACTTGCAGAAAATCACCACTGGCACG ACTACCAGTACCAGACAGCAGCACAGGTTATAGACCAGCGAACAGCAGTGGGCCTGGCACGGACTCCTCAGGTAGACCTTCGATTCTTTCTGCGCACACCCACGCTGCCTGACCTCGAGGAT GGATTGTCAGTAGAAGATGAACTGAGGCAGCTGCTGGGGTCTCTGCCTCAGTCTGAGGTGGACACATGTGTTCAGTACTTCACCTCACTGGCCCTCAGAGAGAGCACCCAGTCCCTGGCAGCACAACGG GGTGGTCTTTGGTGTTTTGGAGGTAATGGGCTGCCTTATGCCCAGAGCCTCACCTCTGTTCCCTCTGAGAAGGTGGAATCCTTCTGTTTACAGGCACTGGTACAGCACTCAAAG GTCCAGAGCCACTGTGACCGAATAGTTGCCAACGGgggcctgcagctcctccagagggTTTATCAGCTTCGCAGAGACTCCCTGAAGATTCAGAGGAACATTGTTCGTATCATAGGAAATTTGGCACTCAATGAGAGTGTTCATCAGGCCATAGCCCAGTCTG GCTGGGTATCTGTCCTGGCTGAGATGATGCAGTCTCCGCATGTCATGCAGGCGTCTCATGCAGCCCGCGCTCTGGCCAACCTGGATAGGGAGGCAGTAAAGGAAAAATACCAAGACGGCGTCTATATCCTCCACCCACAAACACGTGGCAA CCAGCCAATCAAAGCAGACGTGCTCTTCATCCATGGGATTCTAGGAGCAGCTTTTAAGACTTGGAGGCAGAAGGACCGTGTTGtgtcagaggaagagaaggaggcagaAAACATGGATGACTACACTGAATGCTGGCCAAAG TCATGGTTGGCTGCTGATTGCCCAAATCTGAGAGTACTGTCAGTGGAGTATGACAGTCACCTCAGTGATTGGATGGCCAAGTGCCCTGCTGAGAATCAAAG GAAATCTTTAGCCTACAGAAGTCGAGAGCTACTGAAGAAGTTAAAGTTGGCAGGAGTTGGAGAGAGGCCTGTGGTCTGGGTAGCCCACAGTATGGGAG GATTGCTTGTGAAGAAAATGCTGCTGGATGCCTCAGAGGACCCAGATATGCAAGGACTGTTAAAGAACACCAAGGGCATTATGTTCTACAGTGTTCCGCACCATGGCACTTTTATGGCAGAGTACTCAGTAAATGTCAGATATCTCCTCTTTCCGTCTATAGAAGTCAGAGAACTATGTAAAG ACTCACCAGCCTTGCGTAACCTGAATGAAAACTTCCTGAACATGgccaaagaaaaggaaatcaaaGTGCTGAGCTTTGCCGAGACACTGCCAACAAACATTGGTCCCATGATCAAGATACTGGTGGTACCGACACAGTCGGCAA ATCTCGGCATCGGCGAGCTCATTGAGGTGGATGTAGATCATCTCAACATCTGCAAGCCAGAGAAGAAGGACTCATTTCTGTACAAGCGCAGCCTCCAGTTCATCGTAGAAGCACTTCAGAGCTACATCGGCCACTGA
- the myct1a gene encoding myc target protein 1 homolog — MAGNDTNVFLEILQSFDAVPLIIAFCVSMAVGLVLGALVYVLLTWMSRRKAGSARITRRPPRQSRTSSRNRPGFNRNSSYDRRSNNSLVSAAFSFHRQTSSPDQYDPLGHKSSFRASTFHPLLQCSQIAREAEEGSQTTLPRTPTLTTSAGSAQTAAQAAATPPRPESFWGNGGLRGFHATQTPPPAYESIIRAYQETCT; from the exons ATGGCTGGGAACGACACAAATGTCTTTCTGGAAATACTTCAGTCTTTTGATGCTG TCCCTCTTATCATAGCTTTCTGTGTGTCCATGGCGGTTGGCCTGGTCTTAGGGGCTTTGGTTTACGTGCTCTTGACCTGGATGTCCAGACGCAAAGCAGGCTCAGCCAGAATCACTCGCCGCCCTCCTCGCCAATCACGTACGTCTTCACGCAACCGCCCAGGCTTTAACCGCAACAGCAGCTACGACAGGCGCAGCAACAACAGCTTGGTCAGTGCTGCTTTCAGCTTTCACCGCCAGACTTCCTCCCCAGATCAGTATGACCCACTGGGCCACAAATCCAGCTTCAGGGCCTCTACCTTCCACCCTCTACTCCAGTGCAGCCAAATCGcaagggaggcagaggaggggagcCAGACCACGCTGCCTCGTACGCCGACTCTGACCACGTCGGCTGGATCGGCTCAAACAGCAGCCCAGGCGGCTGCCACCCCACCAAGACCAGAGTCATTTTGGGGCAACGGTGGCCTGAGGGGTTTCCATGCTACACAGACCCCACCTCCAGCTTATGAGAGCATTATTAGGGCTTATCAGGAAACATGCACCTGA